The Malassezia japonica chromosome 5, complete sequence genome contains a region encoding:
- the mrs2 gene encoding Inner membrane magnesium transporter MRS2 (TransMembrane:2 (i291-311o323-344i); EggNog:ENOG503NWQA; COG:U), giving the protein MTRRAYASARSDDKKRAANFEPPLFGVGTAQLSPNILLRCTILDSKGSVKSISGLFSKSELCSHHGLEPRDLRKIDSRVPNLVPTILARRSGTLINILHIRAMIKSDAVLLFDSYGANDTRLNSAFVYNLEYNLRLSSSKLPYEFRALESILASVLDALRAELSWIRLVVEDVLETLEDDIDREKLRMLLQISRKLHGFLSRSRGVKTAVSEVLENDEDMALMYLTDAKDGHPRTEHSNLEELELLLESFEKQVEEVVAEIESMYANVNNTQEIAELILDSNRNRILSLELRIGIVTLGFTMATFIAGLFGMNLVSGFEEHPYAFYIATAATCVLALIVSLNGVHQLSKMRRVGLSYRVTNGTAVDPTAKPETADLTHASAWWWREKQFRTQRREQGLAPGAMPPDGWTAAQLAQEQANMRTSDEKPLDPSELNAGPSAHAEPVPAASIEKRGEEKSGEKSV; this is encoded by the exons ATGA cgcggcgcgcgtacgcTTCCGCGCGCTCCGACGACAAAAAGCGTGCGGCGAATTTTGAGCCGCCCCTGTtcggcgtcggcaccgCGCAGCTGTCGCCCAACATCCTGCTGCGGTGCACGATCCTGGACTCGAAAGGGTCGGTCAAGTCCATTTCGGGTCTCTTTAGCAAGTCGGAGCTGTGTTCGCACCATGGcctcgagccgcgcgaTCTGCGCAAGATCGATTCGCGCGTGCCGAATCTGGTGCCGACGATCCTGGCACGCCGCAGTGGCACGCTGATCAATATCCTGCATATCCGTGCGATGATCAAGTCGGACGCAGTGCTTCTTTTTGACAGCTACGGCGCAAATGATACCCGACTCAACTCGGCCTTTGTGTACAACCTCGAATATAATTTGCGCCTGAGCTCGTCCAAGCTCCCGTACGAGTTCCGTGCACTGGAATCGATCCTGGCGTCGGtactcgacgcgctgcgtgcagAGCTCAGCTGGATCCGGCTCGTGGTCGAAgacgtgctcgagacgctcgaggacgatATCGACCGCGAGAAGCTGCGCATGCTTCTGCAGATCTCGCGCAAGCTCCACGGCTTTTTGAGCCGATCCAGAGGTGTCAAGACGGCCGTGTCAGAAGTGCTCGAAAACGACGAAGACATGGCGCTCATGTACCTGACCGATGCCAAGGACGGCCATCCCCGCACGGAGCACAGCAACCTGGAGGAGCTCGAACTGCTCCTCGAGAGCTTCGAGAAGCAGGTCGAGGAAgtcgtcgccgagatcgagaGCATGTACGCGAACGTCAACAACACACAAGAAATTGCCGAGCTGATCCTCGACAGCAACCGCAACCGCATTTTGTCGCTTGagctgcgcatcggcaTCGTCACGCTCGGCTTCACGATGGCGACGTTCATCGCCGGCCTCTTTGGTATGAACCTGGTGTCTGGCTTTGAAGAGCACCCCTATGCATTCTATATCGCGACGGCTGCCACCTGTGTCCTGGCGCTAATCGTGAGCCTGAACGGAGTCCACCAGCTGTCCAagatgcgccgcgtcggtcTCTCCTACCGCGTGACGAACGGCACGGCGGTTGATCCCACGGCCAAGCCCGAGACCGCCGACCTCACCCATGCAAGCGCGTGGTGGTGGCGCGAGAAGCAATTCcgtacgcagcgccgcgagcaggggttggcgccgggcgcgatGCCCCCCGATGGCTGGACCGCCGCACAGCTGGCCCAGGAGCAGGCCAATATGCGCACCTCGGATGAGAAGCCGCTCGATCCGTCGGAGCTGAACGCGGGCCCttcggcgcacgccgagccggTGCCCGCAGCCTCGATCGAGAAGCGTGGCGAGGAAAAGTCGGGTGAGAAGAGTGTATGA
- a CDS encoding uncharacterized protein (EggNog:ENOG503P7MS; COG:S), whose amino-acid sequence MHQAPMAHAPSAQGMYAGWHAPPAYPYAPQPVWGAPPSWGAHDAHAAYAAHAYAANVHAQMHQGHYGAAAPSYGPSAPVDAFSHEALPEEAAERTPEVLERPPTPPPEATAVPLAAFGAEAIWRASTALVSLGQQTTRGDDEGRSMSMQRTTSSPESRVSTPLRSPDDSPSSSVCSSEPFSPSRAHVSSLSSLPSTPSLSCPTPERDGELNASLDALRLDEAQQGKQSTALHRLVRAMGQNSQTFPSLSSAPETSDKQKSVQRRPRTPNKHAALGNEVSPAFRHFTHQVLAQTLLTPTALILALYYVQLLPAAIGSDAETALGLLAQPASTTPFKLLTLGLMLANKFLDDNTFLNKTWHEVTGIPLAELNKMESYFLCRTQFHLSLSDAAWHQHLTRLNEAELASEEERSDRALLLETLEKLLAEARVA is encoded by the coding sequence ATGCACCAGGCGCCGATGGCACATGCTCCATCGGCGCAGGGCATGTATGCCGGTTGGCACGCGCCACCGGCTTACCCCTACGCCCCCCAACCCGTCTGGGGCGCCCCTCCTTCGTGGGGCGCTCAcgacgcacacgccgcGTACGCTGCACATGCGTACGCGGCCAATGTGCACGCCCAAATGCACCAAGGCCACTatggcgctgccgcgccgtcgtacgGTCCGAGTGCGCCGGTGGATGCTTTTTCTCACGAGGCACTCCCGGAGGAGGCCGCGGAGCGCACccccgaggtgctcgagcggccTCCGACGCCTCCGCCGGAGGCGaccgccgtgccgctcgcggcaTTTGGCGCAGAGGCCATCTGGCGCGCCAGCACGGCCTTGGTCAGTCTCGGCCAGCAGACCACGcggggcgacgacgagggaCGCAGCATGTcgatgcagcgcaccacctcctcgcccgagtcgcGGGTCTCGACGCcgttgcgctcgccggacgactcgccgagcagctcggtgtGCTCGTCGGAGCCTTTTTCGCCGTCGCGGGCTCATgtctcgtcgctgtcgaGTCTGCCGTCCACGCCGTCGCTCTCGTGCCCTacgcccgagcgcgacggtgAGCTGAATGCATCGCTCGATGCACTCCGGCtagacgaggcgcagcagggcAAGCAGTCcaccgcgctgcaccgcttGGTTCGGGCGATGGGACAAAACTCCCAGACCTTCCCTTCGCTCAGCAGTGCGCCAGAGACGAGCGACAAGCAAAAGAGTGTGCAGCGCAGGCCACGCACGCCCAACAAACACGCTGCGTTGGGCAACGAAGTGAGCCCCGCGTTCCGCCACTTTACCCACCAGGTCCTTGCCCAGACGCTTTtgacgccgacggcgctcATCTTGGCTCTGTACTATGTGCAGCTGCTTCCTGCAGCGATCGGAAGCGACGCCGAGACGGCGCTGGGGCTGCTCGCACAGCCCGCGTCGACCACCCCCTTCAAGCTTCTTACATTGGGCCTCATGCTCGCAAACAAGTTCCTGGATGACAATACGTTTTTGAACAAGACATGGCATGAAGTGACTGGCATTCCTTTGGCTGAGCTGAACAAGATGGAATCGTATTTTCTGTGCCGCACCCAATTCCACCTCTCGCTGAGCGACGCCGCTTGGCACCAGCACCTTACACGGCTCAACGAGGCGGAGCTAGCTTCGGAGGAAGAGCGGAGCGACCGCgccctgctcctcgagacCCTCGAAAAGCTCCTTGCGGAAGCGCGTGTGGCTTGA
- the MDM34 gene encoding ERMES complex subunit (EggNog:ENOG503NY58; BUSCO:EOG09261S0S; COG:U): MERLPPLTALCRRVVLRHLSAVHDLGDMPYRLAKPLLQQCRPEQLRELEAASPHLAEDTQEIWKHACLRDFSDLRKLDEEHKLGDVASWRALYDEKQEHIEAAKAAATARIKGRYAEHSAQKDAKKLVVSDVALRPTRGRHRAGPRVPATPGQAMMARARNGTAMQTRRMMLIPPRAPSRGFVRAAPSVRAPRTDAPPDAPQAAPSAPRPAALPPSPVRAKRPPPEGQSIFMPKRRIPSQPHHREFYENAIQTLNTALNRGPKPKVIAGDIQVKELHMGTVPPELEILEIGDLSRERFRGIFRLMYAGDAHLELSTSVQANPLAKPASAGAGLFATPAAERGMLFAASPLTVPMRVRLSEVHLRAIVVLVVSRTKGITLVFKNDPLESVKVSSTFDSVGVIQKYLQEEIEAQLREMFREDLPTIIHRLSQEWLRTDPAPRQAPSTPAAKPRPEPEWPVPPPEEPLAFLSLDDAPPRASPAAVRLAHLASENSPHGLADLFAPPESPAARARTFHATSRVRAPQTPVGTPPRLRAEPAFGGLEMSGHLAELLKANHTLSPYTRQARHVAIRSAPGHKQGRVGRVHARQRRRFQLGGQAE; the protein is encoded by the exons ATGGAGCGCCTTCCCCCCCTCACGGCGCTGTGCCGGCGAG TGGTCCTACGGCACCTGAGTG CCGTGCACGACTTGGGGGATATGCCCTACCGCCTCGCCAagccgctgctgcagcagtgCAGGcccgagcagctgcgcgagctcgaggcggcgtcgccg cacctcgcggaAGATACACAGG AAATATGGAAGCACGCGTGCTTGCGCGACTTTTCTGACCTGCGAAAACTCGACGAAGAGCACAAGCTCGGGGACGtggcgagctggcgcgcctTGTACGAT GAAAAGCAGGAACATATCGAggccgccaaggccgcggcgaccgcaCGCATCAAGGGGCGGTACGCAGAGCACAGCGCGCAAAAGGACGCCAAGAAGCTCGTTGTGAgcgacgtcgcgctgcggccgacacgcggccgccaccgcgctgggccgcgcgtgccggccaCGCCAGGGCAGGCAATGatggcgcgcgcacgcaacGGCACGGCGATGCAGACGCGGCGCATGATGCTGATTCCCCCACGCGCCCCGTCGCGTGGCTTTGTCCGCGCCGCTCCGtccgtgcgtgcgccgcgcacggatgcgccgccggacgcgccgcaggctgcgcccagcgcgccgcggcccgcgGCACTCCCTCcgtcgccggtgcgcgcgaaacggccgccgccagaAGGCCAGAGCATCTTTAtgcccaagcgccgcatcccCTCCCAGCCCCACCATA GGGAGTTTTACGAGAACGCGATCCAGACGCTGAATACCGCGCTGAACCGCGGCCCCAAGCCCAAGGTCATTGCCGGGGACATCCAGGTGAAGGAGCTGCATATGGGCACGGTC CCTCCGGAGCTCGAGATCCTTGAGATTGGCGACCTGAgccgcgagcgcttccGTGGCATCTTTCGGCTGATGTATGCAGGTgacgcgcacctcgagctgtcgacgagcgtgcaGGCGAACCCCCTGGCGAAGcccgcgtcggcgggcgcgggccTGTTTGCGACCCCCGCCGCGGAGCGCGGCATGCTCTTTGCCGCGAGCCCCCTCACGGTGCcgatgcgcgtgcgcctcaGCGAAGTGCATCTTCGCGCGATCGTCGTGCTGGTCGTCTCGCGCACAAAGGGCATTACGCTCGTCTTTAAGAACGACCCGCTGGAGAGCGTCAAGGTTTCGTCGACGTTTGACAGTGTCGGTGTCATCCAAAAGTACCTACAAGAAGAGAttgaggcgcagctgcgcgaaaTGTTCCGCGAGGACCTACCTACGATCATCCACCGCCTCAGCCAAGAGTGGCTGCGCACGGATCCCGCGCCCCGCCAGGCGCCGTCCACGCCGGCGGCCAAGCCGCGGCCGGAGCCCGAGTGgcccgtgccgccgcccgaggaGCCGCTGGCGTTCCTCTCGctggacgatgcgccgccccgcgcgtcacccgcggcggtgcgcctcgcgcacctcgcgtcGGAAAACAGTCCCCACGGCCTCGCGGacctctttgcgccgcccgagtcgcccgcggcgcgcgcgcgcacctttcacgcgacgagccgcgtgcgtgcgccgcagacgcCGGTTGGCACGCCCCcccgcctgcgcgccgagccggcgTTTGGGGGCCTCGAAATGTCGGgccacctcgccgagctgctcaaggcgAACCACACGCTCTCGCCCTATacgcggcaggcgcggcatGTCGCGATACGCAGTGCGCCTGGGCACAAGCAAGGGCGTGTAGGCCGTGTCCATGCacgccagcggcggcgatttcagctcggcggccagGCCGAATAG
- a CDS encoding uncharacterized protein (EggNog:ENOG503PKFS), translating to MSESFPNPFGAAEERAEPPRATQESEDEELTRALRESLAFQDQAAERQQREEQEALEAAIAASKAEDARRRQAEEQSIMQERQALEQSRQEARRREAERQRQALMEREVIEQSRREHEADLRYRVSMSPPRKQTEDYGTDESLLWLSARQATSGRSTPALGRTMSPAFAPSSSKFSAAQNAFGLPPSYTPSEELRNPYDEAPTPQAQKEPLPSGQAMAPSAYAPQAPAMHAPEAQYPAAHAAAPAQQRVAMPAPINTNPFSTQRDEPPSASSDAPSDFSISSATLPKPPPSRYEAALAAGEAEYEQESEDSWAPDSGEEQLWRGPAGYREEHDEPTDLESESEPPTAYAAAMQRTETVTEAPAAAEYRHAAFGDSGAYTDQLLEELTQENTTPGPRNAQAPSAAAAAAASAAAAAPAAAAALASAPEPDGAPEMDLPNPFDGPKSAQYGLDEQPWEKELVDPYDRVAPPVRTDAQPPPSALGEPPPTPASHGAPTRTNSRSTGSSISSRRDSMPGVPYPPEHASGQPALRGVQFGYAQTPYDIGVYVTPTAPAPLYASPELVQEPHIPVDAMAQPEERLQLYFPEKIELRPDAPRPWFVMRAYSWKVLLQALAWYGHTSLVPAAPGGRLHTELVFSIPKRYDAAQEAAASFVSLAMGLSANARPHSTQALDAFAAQAGASLTPVSLAQHALSLPTDFVTLAQTLFSAPQLSSAPALRELRQAIARQDEWLELRKGELEKRTRTQMAQAADAGATIDRTENLEWGMLHHQLSLLQHPGALPTNVQTEAPSGHREHLRQRVKKKFARWNSGNAQDQDLAAWITPYDLSQHGAP from the coding sequence ATGAGCGAGTCGTTCCCGAACCCGTttggcgcggccgaggagcggGCTGAGCCGCCCCGCGCTACACAGGAGAgtgaggacgaggagctgacgcgtgcgctgcgcgagtcgctcgcATTCCAGGACCAGGCCGCGGAacggcagcagcgcgaggagcaagaggcgctcgaggcggcgatTGCCGCATCCAAGGCGGaggatgcgcggcgccggcaggccgaggagcagaGCATCATGCaggagcgccaggcgctcgagcagtcGCGCCAGGaagcacgccggcgcgaggccgagcgccagcgccaggcgctgatggagcgcgaggtgaTCGAGCagtcgcggcgcgagcacgaggcGGATCTGCGGTACCGCGTATCGATGTCGCCGCCACGCAAGCAGACCGAGGACTATGGCACAGACGAGTCGCTCTTGTGGCTCAGCGCACGCCAGGCGACATCGGGGCGGTCGACACCCGCGCTGGGACGCACCATGTCGCCCGCCTTTGCGCCGTCGTCCAGCAAGttttcggcggcgcagaaTGCGTTTGGCCTGCCGCCTTCGTATACTCCgagcgaggagctgcgcaatcCATACGACGAGGCACcgacgccgcaggcgcagaAAGAGCCCCTGCCGAGCGGCCAGGCAATGGCGCCGAgtgcgtacgcgccgcaggcccCGGCCATgcacgcgcccgaggcgcagtACCCGgcagcgcatgccgcgGCACCGGCACAGCAGCGCGTGGCAATGCCCGCGCCGATCAATACCAACCCCTTTtcgacgcagcgcgacgagccgccgtcggcctcgagcgacgcgccgtccgaCTTTTCCATCAGCTCGGCCACGCTGCccaagccgccgccgagccggtACGAGGCCGCACTAGCGGCAGGCGAGGCAGAGTACGAGCAAGAGTCGGAGGACTCCTGGGCGCCGGATTcgggcgaggagcagctgTGGCGGGGGCCGGCGGGGTaccgcgaggagcacgacgagcccACCGACCTcgagtccgagtcggaGCCACCCACTGCGTACGCAGCTgcgatgcagcgcaccgagactgtgaccgaggcgccggccgccgccgagtaTCGCCATGCGGCGTTTGGCGACTCGGGTGCCTATACcgaccagctcctcgaggagctcacGCAGGAGAATACGACGCCTGGGCCGCGCAATGCCCAGGCGccatcggcggcggcggcagcagcagcctcggcggcggcagcagccccggcggcagcagcagccCTGGCCTCGGCTCCTGAGCCCGACGGGGCGCCCGAGATGGATCTGCCGAATCCGTTCGACGGGCCCAAATCCGCGCAGtacggcctcgacgagcagccgTGGGAAaaggagctcgtcgatccgtacgaccgcgtcgccccgccggtgcgcaccgaTGCGCAACCCCCCCCGAGCGCGTTGGGtgagccgccgccgacccccgcgtcgcacggcgcgccgacgcgcaccaACAGCCGAAGCACCGGGTCATCgatctcgtcgcggcgcgatAGCATGCCCGGCGTGCCCTACCCCCCCGAGCATGCCTCAGGgcagccggcgctgcgcggcgtgcagtTTGGCTATGCCCAGACGCCGTACGATATCGGGGTCTATGTGACGCCgaccgcgcctgcgcctctaTATGCGAGCCCCGAGCTGGTGCAGGAGCCGCATATCCCGGTGGATGCCATGGCGCAGCCCGaggagcgtctgcagctcTACTTCCCTGAAAAGATTGAGCTGCGccccgatgcgccgcggccgtggtTTGTGATGCGCGCCTACTCCTGGAAAGTGCTGCTGCAAGCGCTGGCGTGGTACGGCCacacgtcgctcgtgcccgccgcgccgggcgggCGCCTGCACACCGAGCTGGTCTTTAGCATTCCGAAGCGCtacgacgctgcgcaggaagccgccgcgtcgttTGTCTCGCTCGCGATGGGCCTCTCGGCGAACGCGCGCCCCCATTCGacccaggcgctcgacgcgtttgcggcgcaggccggcgCGAGCCTCACGCCTgtctcgctcgcgcagcacgcgctcaGCCTGCCGACCGACTTTGTGACGCTGGCGCAGACGCTCTTtagcgcgccgcagctgaGCAGCGCCCCGgccctgcgcgagctgcggcagGCCATTGCGCGGCAGGACGAGTGgctggagctgcgcaagggcgagctcgagaaaCGCACACGCACGCAGATGGCccaggcggccgacgcgggcgCGACGATCGACCGCACAGAGAATCTAGAGTGGGGCATGCTGCACCACCAGCTCTCGCTCCTGCAGCACCCCGGCGCGCTTCCCACGAATGTAcagaccgaggcgccgtcCGGTCACCGCGAGCacctgcgccagcgcgtcAAGAAGAAGTTTGCACGCTGGAACTCGGGCAACGCGCAGGACCAGGACCTCGCCGCATGGATCACGCCGTACGACCTCTCGCAGCACGGTGCGCCATAG
- the TAL1 gene encoding transaldolase (COG:G; EggNog:ENOG503NUE1) — protein MSAARRDDGGASPMSGAGASPASESDSAGDTADDLLARLLQCDEQLAELLQTASSAVCALAPDAADDTPSENKGTFEDHTQHWFSTLNDVQLALREAAHALRHARLPPLTPPAVALARLSGEAGVAGPAHALSAETPWSLSTLRLREAAWRHVATSLRDAAHRASAEDAATTLDALKQYTNVVSDSGDFESIDAYKPLDATTNPSLILAAVKEEKYAKLIDPAVEYAKKQSGNKDQQVEAAVDRLLVLFGQEILKIIPGRVSTEVDAHLSFDTQGTIEKAKQLIALYESQGISKDRVLVKIASTYEGIKAAAELEAKHGIHCNLTLLFGFCQAVACAEAKVTLISPFVGRILDWYKKNKPDGNYDGANDPGVESVKHIYEYYKQQGVETIVMGASFRNTSEIEELAGCDYLTISPGLLEKLKADSKPLDRKLSVEKAKAAKAIPKVEYLQHEQKFRIALLNDEMAFDKLHEGIRKFAADAQTLKGIIEKKF, from the exons atgagcgcagcgcggcgcgacgacggcggcgcgtcgcccatGTCGGGAGCTggtgcgtcgcccgcgtccGAGTCAGATTCTGCCGGAGATACCGCCGACGATctccttgcgcgcctcttgcagtgtgacgagcagctggccgagctgctccaaACCGCGTCCTCCGCCGTATGTGCGCTGGCGCCCGATGCGGCCGACGATACCCCCTCTGAAAACAAAGGAACGTTTGAGGATCATACACAGCACTGGTTTTCTACGCTAAAT GatgtgcagctcgcgcttcgcgaagcggcgcatgcgctgcggcacgcgcgtctTCCTCCCCTCACTCCCCCCGCCGTGGCGCTAGCCCGTCTGAGTGGCGAGGCAGGCGTCGCGGGCCCCGCACATGCGCTCTCTGCCGAGACCCCGTGGAGTCtctcgacgctgcgcctgcgcgaggcggcctgGCGCCACGTGGCGACGTCGCTTCGCGATGCGGCCCACCGTGCCTCGGCCGAGGACGCTGC CACGACTCTGGACGCCCTGAAGCAGTACACCAACGTTGTCTCCGACTCGGGTGACTTCGAGTCCATCGACGCGTACAAGCCGCTCGATGCGACGACCAACCCCTCGCTCATCCTCGCTGCGGTGAAGGAGGAGAAGTACGCCAAGCTCATCGACCCTGCGGTCGAGTACGCCAAGAAGCAGAGTGGCAACAAGGACCAGCAGGTCGAGGCTGCGGTCGACCGTCTGCTGGTCCTCTTTGGTCAGGAGATCCTCAAGATCATCCCCGGCCGTGTCTCGACGGAGGTCGACGCCCACCTCTCGTTCGACACCCAGGGCACCATTGAGAAGGCCAAGCAGCTCATTGCGCTGTACGAGTCGCAGGGCATCTCGAAGGACCGTGTCCTGGTCAAGATCGCCTCGACCTACGAGGGTATCAAGGCtgctgccgagctcgaggccaagCACGGCATCCACTGCAACCTCACCCTGCTCTTTGGCTTCTGCCAGGCGGTGGCGTGCGCGGAGGCCAAGGTGACTCTCATCTCGCCCTTCGTCGGCCGCATCCTCGACTGGTACAAGAAGAACAAGCCCGATGGCAACTACGACGGCGCCAACGACCCTGGTGTCGAGTCCGTGAAGCACATCTACGAGTACTACAAGCAGCAGGGTGTCGAGACGATCGTCATGGGTGCCTCGTTCCGCAACACCTCGGAGATTGAGGAGCTCGCTGGCTGCGACTACCTCACCATCTCGCCGGGCCTCCTCGAGAAGCTCAAGGCGGACTCGAAGCCCCTCGACCGCAAGCTCTCGGTCGAGAAGGCCAAGGCTGCCAAGGCCATCCCCAAGGTCGAGTACCTGCAGCACGAGCAGAAGTTCCGCATTGCCCTGCTCAACGATGAGATGGCCTTTGACAAGCTCCACGAGGGTATCCGCAAGtttgccgccgacgcgcagaCCCTCAAGGGCATCATCGAGAAGAAGTTCTAA
- a CDS encoding histone acetyltransferase (EggNog:ENOG503PCE5; COG:B) has translation MGEGPARRAIERVVYDAYDIRTWYASPYPIDDEFASSTLYVCAGCFKYLPTAPALHAHRRTCLLRHPPGKKVYQRGAHIIWEVDGAQEKLYVQNLCLFGKFFIDHKTVYFDVEPFVCYVLTDATSQFDHVLGFFSKEKVSYDDYNLACIVVFPPFQRKGYGTLLMEYSYYLSRAADVAGTPERPLSALGLRGYVAYWTSAVLRTLQHAYTSDTAHARRIRAALAGADVSLRPQQPKRRKTVRGWAGEVVKDHERDAAVPDTPLATQTTIARVAYAAGLRVDDTTLALAHAGLLASPVDEAFALSAADVDTAAQRLRIKPAILDEAYVL, from the coding sequence ATGGGCGAAGggccagcgcggcgcgcgatcgagcgcgtggtGTACGATGCGTACGATATACGGACCTGGTACGCGAGTCCCTACCCCATAGACGATGAGTttgcctcgtcgacgctctACGTGTGTGCCGGCTGCTTCAAGTACCTGCCGACGGCTcccgcgctgcacgcccaCCGCCGGACCTGCCTACTTCGGCACCCTCCCGGAAAAAAGGTGTACCAGCGGGGGGCGCATATCATCTGGGAGGTCGATGGAGCGCAAGAGAAGCTCTACGTGCAGAACCTGTGCCTCTTTGGCAAGTTCTTTATCGACCACAAAACCGTCTATTTTGATGTGGAGCCGTTTGTGTGCTACGTGCTGACGGATGCTACGAGCCAGTTTGACCATGTGCTCGGGTTCTTTTCGAAGGAAAAGGTGTCTTACGACGACTACAACCTCGCGTGCATTGTCGTTTTCCCCCCGTTCCAGCGCAAGGGGtacggcacgctgctgATGGAGTACAGCTATTACctctcgcgcgccgccgacgtcgcgggGACGCCCGAGCGGCCCCTCTCGGCGCTCGGACTCCGGGGCTACGTCGCGTACTGGACGtcggccgtgctgcgcacgctgcagcacgcgtATACcagcgacacggcgcacgcacggcgcatccgcgcggcactcgccggcgcagacgtctcgctgcggccgcagcagcccaagcgccgcaagacGGTGCGGGGGTGGGCTGGCGAGGTGGTCAAGGACCACGAGAGGgacgcggccgtgccggatacgccgctcgcgacaCAGACGACCAtcgcccgcgtcgcctACGCTGCGGGGCTCCGCGTAGACGACACGAcactcgcgctcgcgcacgcgggcCTCCTTGCCtcgccggtcgacgaggcgtttGCGCTCTCGGCCGCGGACGTGGAcacggccgcgcagcggctgcgGATCAAGCCTgcgatcctcgacgaggctTATGTGCTATAG
- a CDS encoding uncharacterized protein (EggNog:ENOG503NX4T; COG:S) — MAQAPGADDGAYVRRTYAHFLRVGVEQDGVAEGIEHTRHKHEPPEWGAKVRSRILEGDALQSDLKLHETLDCFGFYDASPMHARKEPLVLPLKAGTAPSADAVHAARQRLAAQRRRRDARRVQKWHKMLRFTEGKASLDGASPQTVRRRVYKGIPDAWRGAAWRVLAQCPDAPSPAALLATPSAHDIQIDLDIPRTIRGHVHFRTRYGRGQCDLFTVLHAASLTCNDCGYCQGMGPLAAILLLYMVPEDAYAMMTQLHTTYAFHGLFRPGFPGLREELYVLRTLLAQHAPRATAALEAFGVAPSAFATGWYMTLFSGVLPFSTQLRLWDAFLLDGHDVVTLAAVAIVQTLEPRLSTPPTDWLVEALSAPILPDDDDAFLHWIGARVHEPRTAAAIRDARRAWAARCAAGTADAEFL, encoded by the coding sequence atggcgcaggcgccgggggcggacgacggcgcgtacgTCCGGCGCACCTATGCGCATTTTTTGCGCGTAGGAGTCGAGCAGGATGGCGTGGCAGAGGGGATAGAACATACGCGGCACAAGCACGAGCCGCCGGAGTGGGGTGCAAAAGTGCGCAGCCGGATcctcgagggcgacgcCTTGCAGTCGGATCTCAAGCTGcacgagacgctcgactGCTTTGGCTTCtacgacgcgtcgccgatgcacgcgcgcaaggagcCGCTAGTCTTGCCGCTCAAGGCgggcacggcgccgagcgcggatgcggtgcacgccgcgcggcagcggctcgcggcccagcgccgccggcgcgacgcacgacgCGTCCAAAAATGGCACAAGATGCTGCGCTTTACCGAGGGAaaggcgtcgctcgacggcgcgtcgcctcagaccgtgcgccggcgcgtgtACAAAGGCATCCCCGATGcatggcgcggcgcggcatggcgcgtgctcgcgcagtGCCCAGACGCcccgtcgccggccgcgctgctcgcgacgccgagcgcgcatGATATCCAGATCGACCTCGATATTCCCCGCACGATCCGGGGACACGTCCACTTTCGCACGCGCTATGGCCGGGGGCAGTGCGACTTGTTTACcgtgctgcacgccgcgagTCTCACCTGTAATGACTGCGGGTACTGCCAAGGGATGGGGCCGCTTGCGGCCATCTTGCTGCTGTACATGGTGCCCGAGGACGCGTACGCCATGATGACCCAGTTGCATACCACGTACGCCTTCCACGGCCTGTTTCGGCCCGGCTTTcccggcctgcgcgaggagctctaTGTCCTGCGTAcgctcctggcgcagcacgccccccgtgccacggccgcgctcgaggcgttcggcgtcgcgccgagcgcgtttGCGACCGGCTGGTACATGACGCTCTTTTCCGGCGTGCTGCCGTTTTCGACCCAGCTTCGTCTATGGGACGCATTCCTACTAGACGGCCACGACGTCGTGACGCTCGCGGCTGTCGCCATcgtgcagacgctcgagcccCGGctgagcacgccgccgaccgactggctcgtcgaggcgctcagcGCGCCGATTCTCCCtgatgacgacgacgcgttTCTGCACTGGatcggcgcacgcgtccACGAGCCAcggaccgccgccgccatccgcgacgcgcgccgtgcatgggccgcgcgctgtgccgccggcacggccgacgcggaGTTTTTGTAG